From one Flavobacterium sp. N502536 genomic stretch:
- a CDS encoding DUF6565 domain-containing protein: MKNIVLLSGIAVIALGFVSCKDEKQEQAEKTIDSYVTYVDSVKKVKADDLKADWKAVEAEYEKRAANAQLALADIKENSAATEKINTSKIKYEEFRNNMVTILAPPAPSPKQQLRNALFGEGKIGEDMSFAWVNAKNIHSVYQQFVHTVEKNKDSYSREDWDEIKLMYEALDSRKNTVEKEGLTGEDNRKIAGLKLKFAPMYTLNRMGAKSEETAAAKK; the protein is encoded by the coding sequence ATGAAAAATATAGTATTATTATCCGGAATTGCGGTAATCGCATTAGGTTTTGTATCCTGTAAAGATGAAAAACAGGAACAGGCTGAAAAAACAATTGACTCTTATGTTACTTATGTCGACTCCGTTAAAAAAGTTAAGGCTGACGATTTAAAAGCCGATTGGAAAGCTGTTGAAGCCGAGTATGAAAAAAGAGCTGCCAACGCTCAATTGGCACTAGCTGATATCAAAGAAAATAGTGCCGCGACAGAGAAAATAAATACGAGTAAGATTAAGTACGAAGAATTTCGAAATAATATGGTAACTATTCTGGCTCCTCCAGCGCCAAGTCCGAAACAGCAATTGCGTAATGCTTTATTCGGTGAAGGAAAAATTGGAGAAGATATGAGTTTTGCCTGGGTGAATGCTAAAAACATTCATAGTGTTTACCAACAGTTTGTGCATACGGTAGAGAAAAATAAAGACAGTTACTCTCGTGAAGACTGGGACGAAATTAAACTGATGTATGAAGCACTTGACAGTCGAAAAAATACAGTAGAAAAAGAAGGACTAACAGGTGAAGACAATCGAAAAATTGCCGGGTTGAAGCTTAAATTTGCCCCAATGTATACGCT
- a CDS encoding ABC transporter ATP-binding protein, which produces MANPLIKITKIKRDFVLGNEIVYVLKGINLEINKGEYVALMGPSGSGKSTLMNLLGCLDTPTSGHYILNGKDVSQMGDDELAGIRNKEIGFVFQTFNLLPRTTALDNVALPMIYAGYSKADRTKRAEEVLKQVNLADRMDHQPNQLSGGQRQRVAIARALVNKPSIILADEPTGNLDSKTSVEIMKLFGDIHAQGNTVILVTHEEDIAAYAHRVIRLRDGLIESDTTK; this is translated from the coding sequence ATGGCAAATCCATTAATTAAAATAACCAAGATCAAACGAGATTTTGTGCTAGGCAACGAAATTGTTTATGTTTTGAAAGGAATCAATTTAGAAATCAACAAAGGTGAATATGTGGCTTTAATGGGGCCATCTGGATCCGGAAAATCTACTTTAATGAATCTGTTGGGATGTTTGGACACGCCAACTTCGGGACATTACATTCTGAACGGAAAAGATGTCAGCCAAATGGGAGACGATGAATTGGCGGGAATTCGAAACAAAGAGATTGGCTTTGTATTTCAGACTTTTAATCTGCTGCCGAGAACTACTGCCCTAGACAATGTTGCCTTACCTATGATTTATGCGGGGTACTCAAAGGCTGATCGCACCAAACGTGCCGAAGAAGTTTTAAAACAGGTAAATCTGGCAGACCGAATGGATCATCAGCCGAATCAGTTATCGGGAGGACAACGCCAGCGTGTTGCCATTGCAAGAGCTTTAGTAAACAAACCTTCTATTATTTTGGCCGATGAGCCAACCGGAAACTTAGACAGTAAAACTTCGGTAGAAATCATGAAGCTTTTTGGCGACATTCACGCACAAGGAAATACCGTAATTCTGGTAACTCACGAAGAGGATATTGCCGCTTACGCACATCGCGTGATCCGACTGCGAGACGGTTTGATTGAAAGTGACACCACGAAGTAA
- a CDS encoding cob(I)yrinic acid a,c-diamide adenosyltransferase, with translation MKVYTKTGDKGTTALFGGTRVPKDHIRIDSYGTVDELNSYIGLIRDQEMDAHYKTILIEIQDRLFTVGAILATPAEKEVLKNGELRLKNLGIIDSDIELLENEIDKMEESLPQMTHFVLPGGHPTVSHCHIARCICRRAERLAVHLSHNEPVPEIAIRYLNRLSDYLFVLARKLTSDLKAEEVKWIPRK, from the coding sequence ATGAAAGTATATACAAAAACAGGAGATAAAGGAACAACCGCTCTTTTTGGTGGTACACGTGTTCCTAAAGATCACATTCGAATTGACAGTTATGGTACTGTCGACGAACTAAACTCTTATATAGGACTTATTCGTGATCAGGAAATGGATGCCCATTATAAAACCATTTTAATCGAAATTCAGGATCGTTTGTTTACCGTTGGTGCGATACTGGCCACTCCGGCAGAAAAAGAAGTATTAAAAAACGGGGAACTTCGCCTCAAAAATCTCGGAATCATTGATAGTGATATCGAATTATTAGAGAATGAAATTGACAAAATGGAAGAAAGTCTTCCACAAATGACTCATTTTGTTTTACCTGGCGGACATCCCACTGTGTCACATTGTCATATAGCTCGTTGTATTTGCCGTCGTGCCGAGCGTTTGGCAGTACATTTAAGCCATAATGAACCCGTTCCTGAAATCGCAATCCGATACTTAAACCGACTTTCTGACTACCTTTTTGTATTGGCACGGAAGTTGACCTCTGATTTAAAGGCGGAGGAAGTAAAATGGATCCCGAGAAAGTAA